GGATGAGAAACTGATCGTCCACCTCTCCCATCTGTCTACCTGTATACATGCACATCTAATTATCTACATAAGCATAATAATTCttgaaataaatgaaaaattacaatacCAAAAATTAATCAGAGTATATTAATTTATATAGATTTACAATAGTAGTTTAAGATGGACGCCGAATCATAAGCAGTTTTATATGTAAGGTAGGCCAAAGATAAGAATGTAAAAGGTTGGCTATTTTATTTACATAGTGGAGTTACTTTGATCTTTCAAGTTTCTCCTTAGAAGTTAGAATGACCAAATTAAATTCCATGACTCTTCGGTATCAAACATTCATTCAAGGCCGAGATGAATGATTGTGGATTTGTAGTCTAAACGTAAATGCAATTAGTCTAAGATTTGTGTTGGGGTCTACATAAGAAATATGTTAAAAAAAATAGTGATAGCCATCTGTTAAGAAGCATGGATTAATATTTTTGTTCGACTTTTACGACATTAAAATTAATACGGGGCTTTTAGTTTGCCCCAAGCTGGTATCCTTTTAATTTAATTATAATGTTTGATTGTGGAGAGACTAATGAGattgatgattgttgatgtgctGGCATTTTTAATGCAACCGTGTCATTTGTAAATCAAACGTGGCATTGCGTTAATCAGACGTGGCATTTTATAATTACACGCTGCTTTGTTGACATGGACTTTATGAACCATTTTAGTATacgcttttaatagtattttatagatacTCCctttgcaccaaaaaaaaaaacactaaataatcttcattttctattttgttccCATTTTGCTTTTTGAAGGTCAAAGCTACCAAACTTGGCTGTAAATATATTGgaaaaaaataattattttcGATAAAAAAAATAACTTTTCATGTCAGAAATTACGGTCAAAGATTTGTCTTCGAGACTGTGAAAAAAGCAAAtggcgaaaaaaaaaagaaaaaaatatgggAGGGAGTACGTACTAAGAACAttagagcatccacaatggtaagcAACAAACCTACTAGCTTAACTCTCCACATCACATTTTTGAGCTACAACACTTTTAAACTACAAACTTCCCCAATGGTTAAGCTATAAGAGTTGTTGCTTGAATGGACTTATATACATTTATTTAATTGGCACATATCTCTTTGTGGGtccatttgagctactagctccatgAAGCTAGTTGCTCAAACTAAGCTAGTTCATGTGAAGCTCTCCAATGGTTGAGCAACTAGCTTGAAATTTTTAGAATTTGCAAACAAGTCCTTTTGttcaaccattggagatgctcttacaGAAATAAAACCGGTTAAAAAATGtcacaatttaaaaaaaaaaaaaaaaaaaaggtatgaACAACATAAAAAGGGTCACATTTTTGTATGTGCTCAAATGATCATGCCACTCTAATACAAGAACAACTTTATTTCGAAAAATAAGACCTAATGATAAGTGGCATTAGCTGATTTTAGGAAAATATTGGTGAAATTGGTGAGTCATAACTCATACATTTACCTGCATCagagcatccacaatggtaagctagttggtactagcttacctttgccacatcaTTTTTTTTGAAGAACAACAATTTATTTCTGAGTTCTCCGATGGTGAATCCTATTTAGTATTAGCTCGATGAGACCTAACTAACACacttttttattaatttatttaattcttaattactaaataaaaaattaatgaGACAACTATATTTCTATTGGTTATATTTTTCTTGGGGACCATTTTAGAAATTTCCATGGAGCTTCTTAGCTCAATTTAAAGCTAGTTGATGTGGAGTCTTTCGATGGTTAAGCAAGTAGCTTAAAATCTTTTTATTTGCTTAGTCTTTTGGTAACTATGGAGATCTTTCTCATATGCTCTTCCATTTTGCATTCATTTTTCATCTGACCTTTATCAAAGAAGACGTTTTCCTGATATCTCATTTCAATCTAGGAGAGTATTTCATCAAAACttataaaatgcaacattgaTGAGAGGGAGTCATGATCATAATGACGGAATACATCAAATGATATATCAATCGGATACAAACTGATCAATCAACAACCGGCGAATCATGATCATAATGCAGCAATGAAGGCACAACAGATTCCATACAAACACTACCGTCAAATATTAAAGAGAAGGTACCTTGCTTGCACTCAGCAATTTGCCAAAAATAAGTGTAGAAAGAAAAGCATAAGAGACTAGCGAAAAAGAAGTCGTATTACATACCCGATCAGATGTAGGCAAGTAGGAGATGACATTCAAGGCACTTGTTTAAAAACCGAGACAGCATCCAACATTCGTTCAGGCCAATATCCTTCTCACAGCCCTGCACGCTGCAACAGAACTTTCTTCCCATTTTATTGAGGAAGCGATTTtaaacaaatgtaaataaatgcacTAAGACAACGAGAGTACATAACTAATTCTATTTGAATTACATTGTTTATATCTAGCCGCTCAAAATCAACGAGAAAATATGGTACAAATAAGCCCAAATATCATATGCTGCAGCTAAGTGATTGGTCATTCACGACAGGCTCAAGTCAGACCCGATCCTAGGGGTTTGTCAAACTTAACTCGCCCACAAAAAGGAATGGTGTTGGAAATCTTTGCCATCTCCTCCTTCCGTGTCTTTTCCTCCACGTCAAGTTTGGTTAATTCATCGAGGAGGATAGCTCTGCGTTCCTGGGCTTTCGAGCTTAACTGGCTGAGAGTGTTTAAGGATTCCAACGAAAGCTTGCTTTGATGTATCTTTTCAGCCTTCTCAACAAATGGAATCAACCAGTCCACTTTAAAATGAATGTATCTAAGATCAGACAATGTGGAGACTAAATAATCGGCTTGGCTATTAGTCAACGACAGAGGTGAATTGTCATCAAGTATGCGTACTATAGTGACTAGGGACTCCAATGCCCTAGCAATTATTTCACTGTTACGCACAGCGCAGTTTTCTACAATGTTCCCGTGCTGCTGCCAAATCTTTTCCAAAGTTGAGACTGAATCAAGCCTTACGTCAAATCCTTCAAATTTTGCTGTTGCAGAATCACCTTTTTGGCTCTacataataaataaaaaggagGCGCTGAAGCTGGTACTGCCGTTAAAGAAAAAGAGGAACAACATTTATCTATTTGCCTCATTCGCAATTTtcttacacttttttttgcttcTTCAAATGACAACCCTCTTTAAATCCAGAAATGAGTATTATTGCACAAAAGTtataatttgttttcaaaaacGGTGTCTCAAATACTGAAATGGCACTTTAGTTGGAAATTGCATCGTAACTACAGGAAGTCTTCCAAAAGAAACTAAGTAAAAAAGAACTATTTAGTACCGCTGTAATAGAGGATGTGCAAGCTCTATGCACCAACtctgtgatgtttttccttaaaGTCGCTGCAACAAACATCCACATGAAAAGTCAGCTGGCATGAACATAAAGAAGAAAAAAGGCTCTTATGACATCTAAGTCGAAACATGAAAGTCATTACCTTCCTCAGTTGCATTATTCCCATCGTTCAGACTAAGAAGAGTTCTTGTAATTTCTTTTTCAGTAGCAGAAAGAGAAGGTGTCTGAGTGACAGTGGTTCCAGACTCGGGTCTGTATAAGGTAGGGGAGACATGACATACATCCTCTTGCAATGATGCACCACCCTCAGTATTTGCATTTACATGCATCCCGACATCCTCCTTTTCCTGACTCTTCGAATCACATTGCATTTTTTCATCCTCCTGATCCGGACTATCTGAATCAAATTCCACCCAGCGTTGATCCTGATCTAGACTGCCAAAATCAGATTCCATCTCTTCTTGCTCGTCCTCATCTTTACTCTTTGAATCCTTCAAACGAGATTGCACCTCTTCACCATTTTTATCTCCGCTATCAGAACCCACCAATCTTTCTTCTGCATCAGACACCCTTCACCAACAAAATGGAAAACATTAATTTTATGTCAGCACTCTTCTAGAGCAACCATTCTCATCAGTCTGTAAATATAGCTCAAATCTAGCAAACCATTTTTCTATAGCTTATGTATAGTATATATACCTAGAAGTCAATAGGGTGATAGCCGTCTCCCATAGATTAAATCATAGCGTTGAGCTTCATAGACATTATTAACATGCTACGGAGTATAAAACATAGTAACACAATTTCAATTACCTTTCTGATTGGCTAGAAGACTCCGATACTGTATGTTTCCGAAATTCAGCAGCACGGAAAGACGAAGCAGTTAAAATCCAATCAGGAGGTGACCAATCAATCTTAGGAAAACCCAAATCCTCGCCCTCCCCTTCCCGAGCAAACCTATCATCATCCAAACAAAAAACCGCAATATCATCCTCACTTAACTGTCTATCACCACTCTGAGTAAACTCCCAACAATCATTCCCATACTGCGGAAAAGCCGCCTCAGAAAACACAATGCAGTTCCTATACTCCCTCCCTGGAAACTTCCTCGACACCCTCCGAAAAAAGCAGTAATCCCTGGCCAtaaacaacactttatcaccacCAAATCTCGTAACCTCTTCCCAATAAAACCTCCTTCCTCCGCCCTTCAGCATATAAACTTTAAACCTTTTCTCCTCGACACGAACCACCAAGTACAACACTACTCCGTCAACCACAAACCGCTTCCTCCACCCAAACCGACCTGAACCGGATAAAACCGGGTGAAACACAACAGTTTTACCAATTTTAATTTTCTCAACAGTTTTATAATAATTAACCAATTTCAACAACCCCTGCCTATCCACCGCATAAACCTTCCCTTCAAACTCAACAATATCATCGAATTTCTCGCTACGCGACGTTAACTTAACCCACGGCCAGATCCTCTGACCGGACACAGTTACCGACCTAGGATTGGAAGGACAGCCCTTGAGCTCACCTCCGCCGTACAAAACCAAGATATATTAATGCCAAAATCGTAACGCGGGGAGGGGAGCGGGAGGAGTTTGTCTAAGGAAGCGGATGAGCCGAAGGAGTATGAGTTGGTTAGAGTAGACGGTTGGAGTTTTGCGAAGTCGGAATTGCGAGAGAGCGGAACGGAATAGGGTTTGGAAGTGAGGGGATGGCGGAAGATGAGGGTGTAGTTTTTGGTGGTTTCGAGGGCGGTGATCCATGGGCGGGAGTtggggtgggatagtggtggtcGGATGAGGTGGACGGTGGTGGTGTCGATGAAGTAGTGGGTGTCTGTAAAGGCGGATTCGTCGGTGAGGTGAGTGAATGGTTTAGCGGTGGAGGTTGGTATCTCTGATTCCGGCAGCGCACTCATTTTCGTGTCGGTTTTCGGGTTttcttttttcattcttttcccGCCAGCTGCGCGCTGGTCGGAGCAAAGAGTAACTTATTGGGTGATGTTTCCCGCGCTCTGACCCTTTCAATTTTCGCAGAGGAGCTAAATTAAATTGATTTTCGCGGTAAATTTTGTAGTCAATGCGTTGATTATTGCACACTAATTTTCATTTGTATATCCCTCACttaaattaaaaaagaaaaaagaaaaaaaaaagggatttACTCAATTGCATCTCTCAATTTTTTGTTTGCAAAAAAATTTGAGTTTACATAACTCTTGCTTACAAGTTTAGAAAAAGATAAGGGAAGGCATAATGCCACAAAAAAATTACTAATGCCACTCATTTTTGTGAGACGGTGAATAGTAACATTCTCTTAGATTTGCTACAACAAAATTACTAATGCACTCATTTTTCTGAGATGGTGAAGAGTAATATTCTGCTAAAATGGTCTCACAATAATTATTTTGTGacaatattaattattaataataaccAAGTAAATACGAGTCATTAAAATAGGTGCGAAAATAATGAGGTATTAACTAGGAAAGACAATGAGATACTATTAAATACGTACTAATAACATTACAAATATAAAATCGGTTAAAAGTGTCACGAATATCATTAAAGAGGTACAAACGACATAAAAAGGATCACATTGTTGTACTCAGTGCTAAAATGATCATGCTACTCTCATACAAGAACTTTATTTTAAagaatcacaaaatctcattgaagacgggcgatatccttgtgacggataccgtttcctctcacaaaatgcccattgagaggtgagtgggaagcacatgggggtgtcccaccttatcccctctccctttttgtgagaggtcacaagcttgtgacgggattagcccgtcacaagcaagactagctgttaaAGAATAGACCTAATGATAAGTGGAATGAGCTGATTTTATGAAAATATTGGTGAATTTGGTGTCTCATAAGTCATAAGTCATAAGTCATAAGTCATAAGTCATAACTCATACATTGTTTCGGCAGTTATCAAATTTTCACACAAACAAAAACCCTGCAAGCACCACACAGCAAATTCATATACTTCATAGACTACATGCTAATTGCTATAGCAACACAACTCAGTTCTCAGACCCTGCTGCCCATCTATGTTACTCCGGCTCTTCATATCACCTCGTGTACTATAAGTCTATATCCAACACTTAACACCCCCGTATGAGTATGACACTTGAATACTTCATTTCAAGTAAAAACATGAGAATTTTCCGTTGAATACCTGAGTCCAAATTCTGGACACATCCCGAGTCTGAATAATAACACAGGCTCCCACACCAATAATAATTGAACACCTTTCTTTCCGAATCAATTTCCCACTGTAGAACAAATAAAAGGCATAACGCTTTTTTAGGTGACCCTTGAGCTTGCTACCAAACCATTCAATAAAATTAAAAGCGCTTCAGCAACTCGAGAATTATATACATGTAATATTAAGTCACAATGCCTATCGCAATTGTATTATTGTCTTCCAAGATGAAAAGCAAGAAAGGTTGCCCCAAGTGGTGGAGGCATGAACATTGTCTTAGTCTAGTGCAAACATGAGCAGAGATTAATGCATGTGAGTTCACTGTAATTTGACATCATAGAAGAAAATCAAACACAGTAAAGACCTTAAAGGTCGTCATATTGAAAAGATATTTTCCCACCAGAAACTGACATTGGATAGGAATCATATTTAGAAAGGGAAAAGCATCAACATCTTCTGGGTTTGCTGTAACAGTCTCATTGGTCATTCATTACCGGTTGCGGCAGAAAGAAACCTCAAATTTTCAACATTCAGTTATAAAATCCAGTCACCATACACGAAGGAAGTATCAGTAGAAACCAAACAAGATTCAGAAATGAAGAGGGCTAGCATCAAATATAGCAAATTACTGCTGAAGATTCTTTCTTGGTGTAACGCAGAGGGGGTTAATGAAAACATAGCATGACATTTGACCATTGTACATGAAAACCAAAACTAGAGTGTAAAAACGAAACTCAAAGGTACACCCAAACTAATAACCTGAAAAGAGGCACGCCAACCTACAATTTGGTGCGTGACAAGGGCTTTACAAATCATTGAGAAGCTTAAAACTGTCAAGTCAGTTAGTCAGCACCTCCAACCAGAAGAATATTAACCACAACATTACCTCAATAACAAGCAAATGAGCAATGTTCCAAACTCGTACAACATCATAAAAGATTACTCACTgggttttttttaaatatttgGTTTCACAATTTTTTTAGGAGTAGAGAGGCGGTGCAGGTGAATGGAAAAAGGTCACTTGCTTGCACCCCATAAATTGCCAAAAATACAAATGTAGATATCCTAATGGAACAACTTAAAAGAAAGTGTAAAAGGCCCACAGAAAAAAGAGATCTTAACATACCTATCAGAAGTAGGCGAGTAGCAGATGCCGTATTTGTCCTTCAAGGGTCTTTTAAATAAGCTAAGAGAGCATCCAGCAGTCGCTCAGGCCAATATGCTACTTCAAAGCTCTGCAAGCTGCAACAACATTTTCTACCGCTCCAAACCCAGATGACCTTttcccaaaacaaaacaaaacaaaacaaaaaaaactactATCTTTTTGCAACTCATATTATAATAGAGAAATATAATCTTCAATTATGACCTTTTGAGCCTAAAAACTTCACACAGTTCCAGTCAATTACTCCACATTTATCTTTGATTTTTATTAGGAAAGGGTTttaaataaatgtaaataaatgactgGGACAAAGGGAATTGTGTTGTTGATATCTAGTCTCTCAAAATAAACGAGAAAATAATAGGTGACACAAATAAGTCCCAAATGCCTTCCAACCAACTAATTGGCAGTAATGAATTCAGGATAACATTAGCAAGTTCACTGCAAATTCGAACATAGATATAGTAATCAGACTATTAGTCAATTTACAAAAAAAGTCACTGAACTTAACTTTTTTCCTAACATTAGCGAAAAACAGGGACACAGATACCAAATTCCATATGCTGCAGCTAAGTGATTGGCCATTTACTAACAAGCTCAAGTGAGCCCGGATCCTAGGGGTTCGTCAAGCTTAACTTGCCCACAAAAAGGAATCGTCTTGGAAATCTTCGCCATCTCCTCCTTCCGTTTCTTTTCCTCCGCATCAAGTTTGGTTAATTCCTCGAGGAGGATTGCTCTCCGTTCCTCGGCTTCGGAGTTTAGCTGCCTGAGAGAGTTTAAGGATTCCAACGAAGCCTTGCTTTGATGTATTTTCTTAGCCTTCTCAACAAATGGAATTAACCAGTCTACTTTAAAGTGAATGTATCTTAAATCAGATAATGTGGAGACTATATACTCGGCTTGAATATCACTCAAGGACAGAGCTGAACTGTCGTCGAGTATGCGTACTATAGTGGCTAGGGACTCTAATGCCCTAGCAATTATTTCACTGTTACGTACAGCGCAGTTTTCTACAATGTTCCCGTGCTTCTGCCAAATCTTTTCCAAGGTTGAGACTGAATCAAGCCTTATGTCCATTCCTTCAAATTTTGCTGTTGCAGTATTACTTCTGTGGCTCTACATAATGAATTAAAAGGAAGCACTGAAGCTAGTACAGCCGTAAAAGAAAAAGAGCAACAACATTTATCTATCTGCCTCAATGACTCTCTAAATAGAGAACTCAGGGGGATCGGATGCACACCTAAAGCGACACACTAGTACACTACTACGAAATTTTCATActcctttattttttttactactGTTTCTCTTATTATGCCCTTCTCTTGCCACattttttacttctttaaacgGCAACCCtctttaaatccaaaaatgagTATTATTGCACAAAAATTATTTTGAAAATacaaatttattttcaaaaacaGTGTGTCAAATGTAACTTCAGTTGGAAGTTGCATCGTAATCAAGAATCAAATTATATGAAGTCTTCCAAAGAAACAAAGTAAAGAACTATTTAGTACCACTGTTGTAGAGGATGTGCAAGCTCTATGCACCAACTCTGTGTTGTTTTTCTTTAAAGTCTCTGCAACATACATCAACATACAAAGTCAGCTGTCATGAACATTAAGAAAAAAAAA
The Silene latifolia isolate original U9 population chromosome 11, ASM4854445v1, whole genome shotgun sequence genome window above contains:
- the LOC141610882 gene encoding uncharacterized protein LOC141610882, whose protein sequence is MLKGGGRRFYWEEVTRFGGDKVLFMARDYCFFRRVSRKFPGREYRNCIVFSEAAFPQYGNDCWEFTQSGDRQLSEDDIAVFCLDDDRFAREGEGEDLGFPKIDWSPPDWILTASSFRAAEFRKHTVSESSSQSERVSDAEERLVGSDSGDKNGEEVQSRLKDSKSKDEDEQEEMESDFGSLDQDQRWVEFDSDSPDQEDEKMQCDSKSQEKEDVGMHVNANTEGGASLQEDVCHVSPTLYRPESGTTVTQTPSLSATEKEITRTLLSLNDGNNATEEATLRKNITELVHRACTSSITASQKGDSATAKFEGFDVRLDSVSTLEKIWQQHGNIVENCAVRNSEIIARALESLVTIVRILDDNSPLSLTNSQADYLVSTLSDLRYIHFKVDWLIPFVEKAEKIHQSKLSLESLNTLSQLSSKAQERRAILLDELTKLDVEEKTRKEEMAKISNTIPFCGRVKFDKPLGSGLT